One window of the Camelina sativa cultivar DH55 chromosome 1, Cs, whole genome shotgun sequence genome contains the following:
- the LOC104709715 gene encoding glutathione S-transferase T3-like: MDSDDVMLVSAWLNTSKDPITSKEQRRGAFWGRIADYVAKCPNVLASTREKSSGQNEDEIMKLAHQIFFNDHNIKFTLDHAWRELRYDQKWCASTSPKGTRVKRTRVCEDGSAHPSSSQAPIDVEDEPMMHCPTGVKAVKVLRGKAKKNINTKAHVEGDAKALLEFQMQEVERMYEMKKKDFALKEMKFAMKEKHNKHVMLENLIANKDSLTESEKALKEQFFDNMLSSV; this comes from the exons ATGGATTCAGAtgatgtgatgcttgtcagcgCTTGGCTAAACACGAGCAAGGATCCTATAACTTCAAAAGAGCAAAGACGTGGAGCATTTTGGGGAAGGATTGCGGATTACGTTGCCAAATGTCCGAATGTTCTAGCCT CGACAAGGGAGAAATCTAGTGGGCAGAATGAAGATGAAATTATGAAGCTAGCACACCAGATCTTCTTCAATGATCACAACATTAAATTCACCTTGGATCATGCTTGGCGAGAGCTTAGATATGATCAGAAGTGGTGTGCGTCCACATCTCCTAAAGGGACTAGAGTGAAAAGGACACGAGTGTGTGAGGATGGTTCTGCACATCCTTCAAGCTCTCAAGCTCCCATTGATGTCGAGGATGAACCAATGATGCATTGTCCTACTGGTGTTAAGGCTGTAAAGGTGTTGAGAGGAAAGGCTAAGAAGAACATCAACACTAAAGCGCATGTAGAGGGAGATGCTAAAGCTTTGTTGGAGTTTCAGATGCAAGAGGTTGAGAGGATGTAtgagatgaagaaaaaagattttGCTTTGAAAGAGATGAAGTTCGCTATGAAAGAGAAGCATAACAAGCATGTGATGCTTGAAAATCTAATTGCAAACAAAGATTCACTTACTGAATCGGAAAAAGCTTTAAAGGAACAATTTTTTGATAACATGTTGTCATCAGTTTGA